A window of Paenibacillus sp. 19GGS1-52 contains these coding sequences:
- the nagZ gene encoding beta-N-acetylhexosaminidase: protein MQAVTTAAPTATMEATPVQTDASSPTPPATESPTSVATPIPTQKGDSLAQTIAGMTLEEKLGQMLLVGIDGTVLDANAKKMITQDKVGGIILYAANIKDLKGMVSLVNSLKKSNSTNPVPLFMSVDQEGGKVSRMPAEFAKIPSNGVVGASNNTAAAKTMGTLLAREIRSAGFNMNFAPVLDINSNPDNPVIGDRSFGSSASKVIKLGIAEMQGIESEGIVPVVKHFPGHGDTSVDSHLELPVVNKTAAQLAKLEWLPFQAAIKADADAVMVAHILFPKLDLNKPASLSDVIIGKQLRGDMGFKGVVITDDLTMGAITKHFNLGNAAVDTVQAGSDILLIAHEYDNEQIVLKALQQSVKKGEITESRIDESVHRILALKHKYNLSDNPVPVPEITKLNSDIKAWRKSVAR, encoded by the coding sequence GTGCAAGCTGTCACAACGGCAGCTCCAACTGCTACTATGGAGGCTACGCCGGTGCAAACGGATGCTTCATCACCCACACCCCCAGCAACTGAGTCGCCAACTAGTGTTGCTACACCCATTCCCACCCAAAAGGGTGATTCGCTAGCACAAACAATAGCCGGGATGACTCTGGAAGAAAAGCTCGGACAAATGCTCCTTGTAGGCATTGACGGTACAGTCCTGGATGCCAACGCAAAGAAGATGATCACCCAAGACAAAGTTGGTGGAATCATCCTCTATGCTGCCAATATTAAGGATCTTAAGGGTATGGTCAGTCTGGTGAATTCCTTGAAAAAAAGTAATTCCACAAATCCGGTGCCACTCTTTATGAGTGTCGATCAGGAAGGTGGAAAAGTCAGCCGGATGCCCGCCGAATTTGCCAAGATTCCCTCAAACGGTGTTGTTGGGGCGTCCAATAATACCGCTGCTGCCAAGACAATGGGCACACTGCTCGCCAGAGAGATCCGCTCCGCAGGCTTTAATATGAACTTTGCTCCCGTGTTAGACATTAACAGCAATCCTGACAATCCCGTCATCGGGGACCGCTCGTTCGGAAGCTCGGCCAGCAAGGTCATCAAGCTGGGGATTGCCGAAATGCAGGGCATTGAGAGCGAAGGCATTGTGCCAGTTGTAAAGCATTTCCCTGGACATGGCGACACTTCTGTCGATTCCCATCTTGAACTGCCTGTGGTGAACAAAACTGCGGCCCAACTAGCCAAGCTGGAGTGGCTCCCTTTTCAAGCAGCCATTAAAGCAGATGCGGACGCCGTAATGGTTGCTCATATTTTGTTCCCTAAGCTCGATCTGAACAAACCAGCTTCATTATCTGACGTTATTATCGGGAAGCAACTCCGTGGAGATATGGGCTTCAAGGGTGTCGTGATTACGGACGATCTGACCATGGGGGCAATCACCAAACACTTTAATCTGGGCAATGCAGCAGTCGATACCGTTCAAGCAGGCAGCGACATTCTGCTCATCGCACATGAATATGATAATGAGCAGATCGTCCTTAAAGCACTGCAACAAAGCGTGAAGAAAGGTGAGATTACAGAATCACGGATCGATGAGAGCGTCCACCGGATTTTAGCCTTAAAGCATAAATATAACTTAAGTGACAATCCCGTTCCTGTACCGGAAATCACCAAACTAAATAGTGATATTAAAGCTTGGCGCAAGAGTGTTGCAAGATGA